The nucleotide sequence AACCCTCTGTTTTACGCTAATTTCACCTCTCTCACAGACGCGAGTACCGCACCAGAAAATTGTGAAAATGGATTCTTTCTGGTTCCTATTGCACCAGGTTTGGAGGATACAGAAGAATTAAGATCAATTTATTTTGAAAAGATCATGAACAGATTTGAGGAATTAACTCATCAATCTGTAAAAAATAACGTTATTTTTAAGGAGTCTTTTTGCGTGAAGGATTTTATTAAAGATTACAACAGCTATAAAGGCAATGCATATGGTATGGCAAATACACTATTACAAACCGCTTTTCTTAGGCCTAAATTAAAAAGTAGTAAAGTAGAAGGTTTGTATTTTACCGGACAGCTTACCGTACCTGGTCCAGGTGTGCCTCCATCTTTAATTTCTGGAAAACTTGTTTCCGGACTCATTCAAAAAGACAACTAATATGAAATCCATTTACGATAAGGTTTCTAGAAGCTGCAGCAAAGAAGTTACTAACGCTTATAGTACATCATTTTCTCTAGCTACAAAAATGCTAGCTCCATCCATAAGGCAGGACATTTATAATATTTATGGTTTTGTTAGATTGGCAGATGAAATTGTAGATTCTTTTCACGACTACAATAAAGAGAATTTACTTGATGATTTTACCGCAGATCTTTACAAAGCTATAGATCAAAAAATTAGTCTGAATCCTATCCTTAATTCTTTTCAGGAAACTGTACATAAATATGAGATTGATCCATCCCTTTATAAAGCCTTTTTAAAGAGCATGAGACTAGATCTTCATAAATCTGATTATCTAACTCAAGCTGAATATAAAGAATACATTTATGGAAGTGCAGATGTAGTTGGTCTTATGTGCTTAAAAGTTTTTGTAGGTGGAGATCAGATCAAGTATGATGAATTAAGAGAATCTGCAATGAGCTTAGGGTCTGCATTTCAAAAGGTGAATTTCCTTAGAGACCTAAAAGCAGATTTTGAAGACCTTAGTAGAAGTTATTTTCCAGATACCAATTTAGAAGCGCTAGATGAAGAAAGTAAGCAACGAATAATAGATGAGATTGAAGCTGATTTCAAAAAAGGATTGCATGGTATTGCTAAATTACCAGTAGAAGCTAAATTTGGCGTTTATACAGCATATATATATTACAGAAAATTACTCCATAAATTAAAGAACGTACCTTCTTTAGAAATTAAAAACAGAAGAATTAGCGTTCCAAATTATCAAAAAGCCGGTCTACTGGCAAAATCATATATTTCATACCGATTAAATTTATTGTAATGAACATTTTACTCTGGTTAGTTGTTTTTTTAGGAACCTTCTTAATTATGGAGGGCATGGCATGGTTTACTCATAAATACATTATGCACGGCTTTCTATGGAAACTTCATGCAGATCATCATAGAAAAGACCATAGTAGCTGGTGGGAACGCAACGATCTATTTTTTGTTTTTTACGCGTTTGTGAGTATTACCTTCTTTTTATTATGGAGATATAACGATCTATGGATTGGCCTACCTATAGGATTAGGAATATTAGCATACGGAATCGCCTATTTCACAGTTCATGATATCTTTATCCACCAAAGGTTTAAGATCTTTAGAAATGCCAATAACAAATATGCTAAAGGGGTACGAAGAGCTCATAAAATGCACCATAAACATTTAGGTAAAGATCATGGAGAGTGTTTTGGGATGTTATGGGTGCCATTCAAATACTTCAGAAAATAATTCTAAATTCTTATATCTTATAACTCAATGCCAGATAGCTTCGACTATATAATTATTGGCGGTGGCTTAGCTGGACTACAACTGGCACTGAGATTTGCAGAAGACCCTTATTTTAATAATAAGCAATTTGCAATAATAGATCCTTCAGATAAAACCGAAAACGATAAAACTTGGTGCTTTTGGGAAAAAGGAAAAGGTAATTGGGAGTCTATAATTTATAAATCCTGGGAAAGCGGAAGATTTCTAACTTCATCGAAATATTTAAAATTTCAGCTTGAACCCTATAAATACAAAATGATTCGCTCTGAGGATTTTTACTCCTTAGCAAAAGATAGGCTTCAAAGTTTAAATAATTTTCATTTTATTAAGGATAGTATTTCTGAAATATATGAAACTACAATGATCGCTCATGGAGCTAAACAGTATCAAGCAACTCATTTTTTTGATAGTAGAATAAATTCTAGCTACCTAAAAGATAAAAAATCCTCCTTACTCTATCAGCATTTTAAAGGATGGATAATTGAAACAGATAGCAATATTTTTGATCCGGATCAATTCACTATGATGGATTATAGGTTGAAGCATAATAATAGTACCAGCTTCACTTATATGCTACCCCTTTCAAGAACTAAAGCCTTAATAGAATTCACCTTTTTTACCCCATATCTTACCGAAGAAAGCGTTTATGATGAAATGCTGATGAGTTATATTAAGGAATATCTCGGGGTAGATCAATTTCATATTTCAGAGACTGAAATAGGAGTTATACCTATGACAGATTTTCCCTTCCATAAAGATAACACTCCATCCATTACTAAAATAGGAACAGCAGGATCCTGGGTTAAGGGGTCTACGGGTTATTCTTTTAAACATACAGAAAAGAAAACAGCTAAGATCGTTGCAAATATCAAAGCTGGAAAAGAACCATCTTATGAACTGCTGAATTCTAGATTTAGATGGTATGATGCAATTTTTCTTGATGTTCTTACTAGAAACAATGAAATGGGCGAAGAGATCTTCAGTAAATTTTACAGTAAAAACACAACTAAAAATATTTTAAAATATTTAGATGAGGAAACATCACTATCAGAAGATCTCAAAATTATGTTCTCCCTATTTGATGTGGAATTTATAAAGTCCTTTTTTAGAAAAGGAATGTAAACGCTATTTAGCTAAAAGTTCATCTAAGGTTTTTCTTGTTTTTTCACTATCCCAAGCTGCAGAACCAACCTTTTCTATAACAATATTTCCCTGCTTGTCTATTAAGTAAGTAGTTGGTAAGGTATTACTATTTAACGGTTCTGGAAGTTCGCTTTTGGGGCGATAAGCCGGTAATGTAAAATTCTTTCTATTC is from Gillisia sp. Hel1_33_143 and encodes:
- a CDS encoding sterol desaturase family protein, which encodes MNILLWLVVFLGTFLIMEGMAWFTHKYIMHGFLWKLHADHHRKDHSSWWERNDLFFVFYAFVSITFFLLWRYNDLWIGLPIGLGILAYGIAYFTVHDIFIHQRFKIFRNANNKYAKGVRRAHKMHHKHLGKDHGECFGMLWVPFKYFRK
- a CDS encoding phytoene/squalene synthase family protein — translated: MKSIYDKVSRSCSKEVTNAYSTSFSLATKMLAPSIRQDIYNIYGFVRLADEIVDSFHDYNKENLLDDFTADLYKAIDQKISLNPILNSFQETVHKYEIDPSLYKAFLKSMRLDLHKSDYLTQAEYKEYIYGSADVVGLMCLKVFVGGDQIKYDELRESAMSLGSAFQKVNFLRDLKADFEDLSRSYFPDTNLEALDEESKQRIIDEIEADFKKGLHGIAKLPVEAKFGVYTAYIYYRKLLHKLKNVPSLEIKNRRISVPNYQKAGLLAKSYISYRLNLL
- a CDS encoding lycopene cyclase family protein, which encodes MPDSFDYIIIGGGLAGLQLALRFAEDPYFNNKQFAIIDPSDKTENDKTWCFWEKGKGNWESIIYKSWESGRFLTSSKYLKFQLEPYKYKMIRSEDFYSLAKDRLQSLNNFHFIKDSISEIYETTMIAHGAKQYQATHFFDSRINSSYLKDKKSSLLYQHFKGWIIETDSNIFDPDQFTMMDYRLKHNNSTSFTYMLPLSRTKALIEFTFFTPYLTEESVYDEMLMSYIKEYLGVDQFHISETEIGVIPMTDFPFHKDNTPSITKIGTAGSWVKGSTGYSFKHTEKKTAKIVANIKAGKEPSYELLNSRFRWYDAIFLDVLTRNNEMGEEIFSKFYSKNTTKNILKYLDEETSLSEDLKIMFSLFDVEFIKSFFRKGM